A single window of Calditrichota bacterium DNA harbors:
- a CDS encoding N-6 DNA methylase, with protein sequence MKNLLEQYLKNLTATSRRGDAREESYYQHLHNLIEQFTDIKKIKKIDITIVPKKTEAGNPDFRIWDGKNHITGYIEAKDPSVTNLDYVENTEQLRRYLSTFPNVILTNFYEFRLYREGKKIAQAMIGRPIVAKKLRTAPPVENIDKFKELFDLFFSFSLPRVQTAHSLAVELAKRTRFLRDEVITVELSENGSKGRKHIVGFYEAFKKYLIGTLSEKQFADLYAQTITYGMFAARTRANGEFSRKLAFDYIPHTIGILRDIFHFISLGEPPKALQIIVEDIAEILHVADVNKILHEYMKSGKGKDPIIHFYETFLETYDPEVRERRGVYYTPEPVVDYIVCSIHEILKTHFALPDGLASQEVKLLDPAGGTLTFPAKAVRLAAEEFKEKYGIGALGQWIKKHILANFYAFELMMAPYAIGHLKMGFVFDDLGYKMSEDERFQLYLTNSLEMEEIEQIAIPGLSSLSEESHRAGKIKREQSVLVILGNPPYSGISANTNDWTEKLLKENLDDCQSYYEVDGAPLGEKNPKWLQDDYVKFLRFAQWKIQNSGYGIVGMITNHSYLDNPTFRGMRQSLMKTFDEIYILDLHGNSLKKETTPKGGKDENVFDIRQGVAIALFIKNKKKKKPRIFHADLFGLRKEKYEWLSQHSIIKKNYTQIHPQSPYYFFIKRDTEKIKKYLKWEKINEIFPVNSVGIVTARDHFVIGFNENELKNRMLQFRNLSQPDEVIKQAFNLKEKSNWKIKDARKIVNKITDIDDYIKEISYRPFDQRYIFYHKAMIERMRSEVMRHMQEENVALTIERQVKASRNWRHCLVSDIIIESSFISNKTSEITYILPLYLYPQKEKHTSRSGSTIMMVFDHKETYGRKPNISLIIFEKLEMAFGKRPSPEEILYYIYGVFYSNVYRETYAEYLKMDFPRVPFTADFALFKKIGRLGKELANLHLLKSPALDLPVARFQGSGDNDRVEKIDYKENEQRIYINKNKYFEGVAPEVWDYHIGGYQVLQKYLKDRKGRIMDEAPRFCRIITALSTTMEIQKKIDEIYPLVEDSVVEF encoded by the coding sequence ATGAAAAATTTATTAGAACAATACCTGAAAAATCTTACTGCCACCTCGCGTCGCGGGGATGCACGTGAAGAGAGTTATTACCAGCATTTGCACAACTTGATCGAGCAATTTACCGACATTAAAAAAATAAAAAAAATTGACATTACCATCGTCCCCAAGAAAACCGAAGCCGGCAATCCGGATTTTCGCATCTGGGACGGCAAAAATCACATCACCGGCTACATAGAAGCGAAAGACCCTTCTGTTACAAACCTTGATTATGTTGAAAATACTGAACAGTTGCGCCGCTATTTGTCGACTTTCCCTAATGTCATTCTTACAAATTTTTATGAATTCCGTCTTTATCGGGAAGGCAAAAAAATTGCCCAAGCGATGATTGGGCGTCCTATTGTTGCTAAAAAATTGCGCACAGCACCGCCAGTAGAGAATATCGACAAATTCAAAGAACTGTTTGATTTATTCTTTTCTTTTTCTTTGCCAAGAGTGCAAACGGCCCATTCGCTGGCGGTCGAATTAGCCAAACGAACGCGATTTTTACGTGATGAGGTCATCACTGTCGAGCTATCGGAAAATGGGAGCAAGGGACGCAAACACATCGTCGGATTTTATGAGGCATTCAAAAAATATTTAATCGGAACCTTATCCGAAAAACAATTTGCTGACCTATACGCACAGACGATAACTTACGGCATGTTTGCCGCCAGGACGCGTGCGAACGGAGAGTTTAGCCGAAAACTTGCCTTTGATTACATCCCGCATACGATAGGTATTCTGCGTGATATTTTTCATTTCATTTCTCTCGGAGAACCTCCCAAAGCGTTGCAAATAATTGTTGAAGACATCGCGGAGATTTTGCATGTCGCTGATGTGAATAAAATTTTGCATGAGTACATGAAAAGCGGCAAAGGCAAAGATCCGATTATTCATTTTTACGAGACTTTTCTGGAAACGTATGACCCTGAGGTCCGCGAACGGCGCGGCGTTTATTACACACCGGAGCCAGTAGTCGATTATATCGTTTGCTCAATTCATGAGATTTTAAAAACGCATTTTGCTCTGCCTGACGGTCTTGCCAGCCAGGAAGTAAAACTCCTCGATCCGGCAGGCGGCACTCTGACTTTTCCTGCCAAAGCTGTTCGGCTTGCGGCGGAAGAATTTAAGGAAAAATATGGCATCGGTGCGCTGGGACAATGGATAAAAAAACATATTCTTGCCAATTTTTATGCTTTTGAATTGATGATGGCGCCTTACGCCATCGGCCATTTGAAAATGGGGTTTGTTTTTGATGACTTGGGTTATAAAATGTCCGAGGATGAGCGATTCCAACTTTATTTGACGAATTCACTGGAGATGGAAGAAATTGAGCAAATCGCCATCCCCGGATTGAGTTCATTGAGCGAAGAAAGTCATCGTGCAGGAAAAATCAAAAGAGAGCAGTCAGTGTTGGTAATTTTAGGTAATCCTCCCTACAGCGGTATTTCAGCAAACACCAATGACTGGACAGAGAAATTGTTGAAGGAAAATCTCGATGATTGCCAGAGTTACTATGAAGTTGACGGAGCTCCTCTTGGCGAGAAAAATCCGAAATGGCTGCAAGATGATTATGTCAAATTTTTGCGTTTCGCTCAATGGAAAATACAAAATTCTGGCTACGGCATCGTTGGCATGATCACAAATCATAGCTATCTTGACAATCCGACTTTTCGCGGTATGCGCCAGAGCCTGATGAAAACTTTTGACGAAATTTATATCCTTGATTTGCACGGCAATAGTTTGAAAAAAGAAACCACTCCCAAGGGCGGCAAAGATGAAAATGTGTTTGACATCAGACAGGGCGTAGCGATTGCATTGTTCATTAAAAATAAAAAGAAGAAAAAACCGCGCATTTTTCATGCTGATTTATTTGGCTTGAGAAAAGAGAAATATGAATGGTTGAGCCAACATTCAATCATCAAAAAAAATTACACGCAAATTCACCCGCAAAGCCCTTACTATTTTTTCATTAAAAGAGATACTGAAAAGATTAAAAAATATTTGAAATGGGAAAAGATAAATGAAATTTTCCCTGTAAATAGCGTGGGGATTGTCACGGCAAGGGATCATTTCGTAATTGGCTTCAATGAGAATGAGCTAAAAAATAGAATGCTTCAATTCAGAAACTTGTCACAGCCGGATGAGGTTATTAAGCAGGCTTTTAATTTAAAAGAAAAATCAAATTGGAAAATTAAGGATGCGCGGAAAATTGTGAATAAAATTACTGATATTGATGATTATATTAAAGAGATATCATATCGACCTTTTGACCAACGCTACATATTTTACCACAAAGCAATGATTGAACGAATGCGGTCTGAAGTCATGCGTCACATGCAGGAAGAGAATGTTGCCTTGACAATTGAGAGGCAGGTTAAAGCAAGCAGAAATTGGCGGCACTGTTTAGTATCCGATATTATCATCGAAAGTAGTTTTATATCCAATAAGACAAGTGAAATCACATATATATTGCCTTTGTACCTTTATCCCCAAAAAGAAAAACACACCTCCAGGTCTGGCTCCACCATTATGATGGTTTTCGACCATAAAGAGACTTACGGCAGGAAACCTAATATCTCGCTGATCATTTTCGAAAAATTAGAAATGGCTTTTGGGAAAAGGCCGTCTCCGGAAGAAATCCTCTACTACATTTACGGCGTTTTTTACAGCAATGTTTACCGCGAAACCTACGCCGAGTATTTGAAAATGGATTTTCCGCGTGTTCCTTTTACAGCCGATTTTGCTCTGTTCAAGAAAATCGGAAGATTGGGCAAAGAGTTAGCTAATCTGCATCTGCTAAAAAGTCCGGCGCTTGATCTTCCGGTCGCCAGATTTCAAGGCAGCGGTGACAACGATCGGGTTGAAAAAATTGATTACAAAGAAAATGAGCAAAGAATTTATATCAACAAAAACAAATATTTTGAAGGTGTCGCGCCGGAGGTGTGGGATTACCACATCGGCGGATATCAGGTGTTGCAAAAATATTTGAAGGACCGCAAAGGAAGAATTATGGATGAGGCGCCGCGTTTTTGCCGGATCATTACGGCGTTGAGCACGACGATGGAAATTCAGAAAAAAATAGATGAAATTTATCCGTTAGTTGAAGATAGCGTGGTTGAATTTTAG